CTATATTTGAGAAGCACGCCCGAGATAACTTCGAAAAAATTGAGAAGCTCGAGGTCATGTACGGTGGCCTGAGGACGGGTGTCTATATCGTGAGGTGAAGAAATGAATTTATCTTCGCGATGCCCTCATTCATGATGCCCTACAGCTTCAACTTCGACCTCTCATCCCTGCCTAAGAGCTTCTTCTCAGAAATAATCAGAGCTTCTTATAGAGCCAGGATCCACAGGAAGCTCACTTCCACAGCCAGGAGGATAGTGAAACTCTTCAAGCTGGAGGAAATAACGGGACTGGATTTGGAGAAAGCCATATCATTAGTTGAGGACCTCATCGAGATATTCATGCTCAATGAGATGAACAGGGGGAGGTTCGAGGGGGTGAGGAGGAAGGCCCTATTCCTCCCCCATTGCTCGAGGAAGTACATGGATTCGAGGTGCAGGGCTGAGTTCAG
The sequence above is drawn from the Candidatus Korarchaeum cryptofilum OPF8 genome and encodes:
- a CDS encoding DUF116 domain-containing protein gives rise to the protein MPSFMMPYSFNFDLSSLPKSFFSEIIRASYRARIHRKLTSTARRIVKLFKLEEITGLDLEKAISLVEDLIEIFMLNEMNRGRFEGVRRKALFLPHCSRKYMDSRCRAEFREDLSTYVCGKCSDDCLIRRASELAEERGYDVYVVPGGSCLPKIIEKMNYEAVVGVACGMELLLAYRYLKDFPAQGVPLMRNGCSRTIFDLESLENSLL